A stretch of Patescibacteria group bacterium DNA encodes these proteins:
- the rpsU gene encoding 30S ribosomal protein S21: MVVVKAQPGQSSDQVIRAFQKKVLNENILDELKKREFYQKPALVRKAKAMARKHPNRRQTY; the protein is encoded by the coding sequence ATGGTAGTTGTCAAAGCACAACCAGGACAATCATCGGATCAGGTAATTCGCGCGTTTCAGAAGAAGGTTCTCAATGAGAACATTCTTGACGAGCTTAAAAAACGGGAGTTTTATCAAAAGCCGGCGTTGGTGCGAAAAGCCAAAGCGATGGCGCGCAAACACCCAAACCGGAGACAAACCTATTAA
- a CDS encoding HIT domain-containing protein has translation MGTCVFCRIIKGEIPMNFVYQDEEIAIFPDKNPAAPVHLLFIPKKHISDLTEAPDEMVLKIQNKILEKIRELGLVEKGYRIVINGGTAKAIPHLHFHLLGQVGVERKV, from the coding sequence ATGGGGACTTGTGTTTTCTGTCGGATAATTAAAGGGGAAATACCAATGAACTTTGTTTATCAGGACGAGGAAATCGCAATTTTCCCGGATAAAAACCCAGCCGCGCCGGTCCATTTGCTTTTTATCCCAAAAAAGCATATTTCAGATTTGACCGAAGCGCCGGACGAGATGGTCTTAAAAATTCAGAATAAAATCTTAGAAAAAATAAGAGAATTAGGATTGGTGGAAAAAGGATACAGAATTGTAATCAACGGCGGAACGGCTAAAGCAATTCCGCACTTACACTTTCATCTGTTAGGACAGGTGGGAGTCGAAAGAAAAGTTTAA
- the recR gene encoding recombination mediator RecR encodes MPFPKQIRDLIEAFERLPGVGEKTAQRLTFYLLHVPEPEINKLGNAVLNLKKEIFICSICKNISDKQICEICSDQTRDHSTICVVEQPLDVFSLESTGKYHGVYHVLHGVIDPLHNIGPEELYIEDMIERVSGKGDKVKEVILALNPTMEGEATAMYIANKIRSAKRADEFRISRLGMGMPTGGDIQYADETTLSRALEGRRNYE; translated from the coding sequence GTGCCGTTTCCGAAACAAATTCGCGATTTGATTGAAGCGTTTGAAAGACTACCGGGGGTAGGGGAAAAAACCGCCCAACGGCTAACTTTCTATTTACTTCATGTTCCCGAGCCGGAAATTAACAAGCTTGGTAATGCTGTCTTAAATCTTAAAAAAGAGATCTTTATTTGTTCAATCTGCAAGAATATCAGCGATAAACAAATCTGCGAAATATGTTCGGACCAGACCCGCGACCATAGTACTATCTGTGTCGTCGAGCAGCCTTTGGATGTTTTTAGCCTCGAAAGTACCGGCAAGTATCACGGGGTATATCATGTCCTGCACGGCGTGATTGATCCGCTCCATAACATTGGGCCGGAGGAACTGTATATCGAAGATATGATTGAGAGAGTCAGCGGGAAAGGAGATAAGGTAAAAGAAGTTATTCTGGCCCTGAACCCGACTATGGAAGGCGAAGCAACGGCCATGTACATTGCCAATAAAATTCGATCCGCCAAAAGGGCGGACGAATTTCGAATTTCCCGTTTGGGTATGGGGATGCCCACGGGTGGGGATATCCAGTACGCCGATGAGACTACTCTCTCCCGTGCGCTTGAGGGGCGAAGGAATTACGAGTAG
- the cysS gene encoding cysteine--tRNA ligase, producing MKIYNTLTRKVEELKPISDRKINMFVCGPTVYDYAHIGNARTYINFDFFVKYLRFRGFDVFYLQNITDIDDKIIARSKERMISWETLAKEYEEKYYEDMAALGVTAVAEYARATDYIPQIVRQVKILLEKGYAYKTSDGVYYDIFKFADYGKLSGRTEADQNAGVSRIDESLDKKNKNDFALWKFSRPDEPSWETELGRGRPGWHIEDTAITEAHFGSQYDIHGAAVDLMFPHHEAEIAQMEAISGKKPLAKYWMHAAFLNMNSQKMSKSKGNFTTAREATQKWGVRLLRFFFISSHYRTVLDYSEASLEQAKGALERLDGFILKIDKTKEDDISQLKTEVLAALDNDFDTPKALAVLFDYIRDNRDKAGKNAYAFLQELNAVFGFLIFEKEVPEEIQKLINKREALRKEKKYAEADKLREEIEAKGYKIEDRAIK from the coding sequence ATGAAAATATATAACACTTTGACCCGGAAAGTTGAGGAGTTGAAGCCGATCTCCGATCGGAAAATAAATATGTTTGTTTGTGGGCCAACGGTTTATGACTATGCCCATATCGGCAACGCCCGAACCTACATTAATTTTGATTTTTTTGTTAAATATCTGCGTTTTCGCGGCTTCGATGTTTTCTATCTGCAAAACATTACCGATATCGACGACAAGATAATCGCCCGGTCAAAAGAGCGGATGATCAGCTGGGAGACTTTGGCCAAAGAGTACGAAGAAAAATATTATGAAGACATGGCCGCGTTGGGAGTGACGGCGGTAGCCGAATACGCCCGGGCCACGGATTATATTCCCCAAATCGTCCGCCAGGTAAAAATTCTCCTGGAGAAGGGCTATGCCTACAAAACTTCCGACGGTGTTTATTATGACATCTTCAAATTTGCTGACTACGGTAAGCTGTCAGGTCGGACCGAAGCAGACCAAAATGCCGGGGTTTCCCGGATTGACGAAAGTTTGGATAAGAAAAATAAGAACGATTTTGCTCTCTGGAAATTTTCCAGACCAGACGAACCGTCCTGGGAGACTGAACTTGGCCGGGGTCGGCCCGGATGGCATATTGAAGACACAGCCATTACCGAAGCCCATTTTGGGTCCCAGTATGACATCCATGGCGCGGCAGTGGATTTAATGTTTCCGCATCACGAGGCAGAAATTGCCCAGATGGAAGCGATTTCCGGCAAAAAACCGCTGGCAAAGTATTGGATGCACGCTGCTTTTTTGAATATGAACTCGCAAAAGATGAGTAAAAGCAAAGGAAACTTTACGACGGCTCGGGAAGCGACCCAAAAGTGGGGGGTTAGGCTCCTAAGGTTCTTTTTTATCAGCAGTCATTATCGGACAGTCCTGGACTATTCGGAGGCAAGTTTAGAACAGGCCAAAGGAGCCCTGGAAAGACTGGATGGATTTATTCTCAAGATTGATAAAACCAAAGAAGACGATATCAGTCAATTAAAAACAGAAGTCCTCGCGGCCCTGGACAATGATTTTGACACCCCCAAGGCATTAGCGGTGCTCTTTGATTACATCCGCGACAATCGCGACAAAGCCGGTAAAAATGCTTACGCCTTTTTGCAGGAATTAAACGCTGTTTTCGGTTTTCTGATCTTTGAAAAAGAAGTCCCGGAAGAAATCCAGAAGCTAATCAATAAGCGGGAGGCGCTTCGTAAAGAGAAAAAATACGCGGAAGCTGATAAACTGAGAGAGGAAATAGAAGCAAAGGGGTATAAAATAGAAGATAGAGCAATAAAATAA
- a CDS encoding YbaB/EbfC family nucleoid-associated protein: MFDGLKQLGDLNQMRQQAQKIQQQLAAEKVEVTKQTAKGQLKIVLTGDQKVLEISWDGQRDFELEQALGEALYKSQMIAASKLQDLTGGVQ; this comes from the coding sequence ATGTTTGACGGCTTAAAACAGCTCGGTGACCTGAATCAAATGCGCCAGCAGGCGCAAAAAATCCAGCAACAGCTGGCGGCTGAAAAGGTTGAAGTGACCAAACAGACAGCGAAAGGCCAGCTGAAAATTGTCCTGACCGGTGACCAAAAAGTTCTGGAAATTTCCTGGGACGGACAACGCGACTTCGAGCTGGAACAGGCTCTGGGCGAAGCACTTTATAAATCACAGATGATTGCGGCAAGCAAGTTACAGGATTTGACTGGAGGGGTGCAGTAA
- a CDS encoding GatB/YqeY domain-containing protein, protein MLLDQLQSELNTALKNRDQVRVDTLRFLLGAIFNFQIEKGKDYVATDNDVLNVISKQVKTHKESIEMFQKAGRQDLVDREQSELQILQSYLPAQMSEEEIKNKIEKIRKTNPGADFGTLMKLSMAELRGKADGAVVAQLLRSNG, encoded by the coding sequence ATGTTACTTGACCAGCTCCAATCCGAACTTAATACGGCCCTCAAAAATCGGGATCAGGTGAGGGTGGATACCCTGCGTTTTCTGCTAGGCGCGATCTTTAATTTTCAGATCGAAAAGGGCAAAGACTATGTGGCGACAGACAATGATGTTCTCAATGTCATTTCTAAGCAAGTCAAAACCCACAAAGAATCTATCGAAATGTTCCAAAAAGCCGGAAGACAGGACTTAGTCGACCGGGAACAGTCAGAACTACAGATACTCCAAAGCTATTTACCGGCCCAGATGAGCGAAGAAGAAATAAAAAATAAGATAGAAAAGATAAGAAAGACTAATCCGGGAGCGGACTTCGGGACTTTAATGAAACTTTCTATGGCCGAGCTAAGAGGCAAGGCTGACGGAGCGGTAGTTGCCCAACTGCTTAGGAGTAATGGCTAA
- the dnaX gene encoding DNA polymerase III subunit gamma/tau: MFYRKYRPQAWEELATSKIRDTLGKAILENNWSHAYLLTGSRGTGKTTTARLIAKTVNCTNRKKGEEPCNKCDSCVAITEGRSLDVIEIDAASNTGVDDIRDLREKVKLAPASSKYKVYIIDEVHMLSTSAFNALLKTLEEPPAQVIFILATTDPQKLPETIVSRCLVYDFGRAKEEEIKNRLTKIAEFEKIEIKEEVLTVVAQRANGSHRDAQKILEQLISSGAKADLERLEALNLTQNEDVARKLLRLLAQHKQTEALKEIETFVAANGKFKDLILAMISQLRDILVFGKREAGINDTKILIEKLIEANSMLRDSPLPSLPLELVVVEWCRVPDDSGRQKAENRSEETENRTGAIKDTEHKEKEKTTDDGSGYQSIVDKWAEIVAATKPYNHSLNAFLKAANPQEISNGFLVIGVAYKFHKEKLEEPKNRDVLEQVISDIIEKEIKVKFKLNEKK, translated from the coding sequence ATGTTTTACCGAAAATACCGTCCTCAGGCTTGGGAAGAATTGGCGACTTCTAAAATTCGCGACACTTTGGGCAAAGCCATTCTTGAAAATAACTGGTCGCATGCTTATCTGCTCACCGGGAGTCGGGGAACAGGAAAAACTACCACTGCCCGGCTGATTGCCAAGACTGTCAATTGTACCAATCGTAAGAAAGGCGAGGAGCCCTGCAATAAGTGTGATTCCTGTGTGGCCATAACGGAAGGGCGCAGTCTCGATGTCATCGAAATTGACGCGGCTTCCAACACCGGTGTAGACGATATTCGCGATCTTCGGGAGAAAGTGAAACTGGCGCCGGCTAGTTCTAAATATAAAGTCTACATTATTGACGAAGTTCATATGCTTTCGACTTCGGCCTTTAACGCTTTACTGAAGACTTTGGAAGAACCTCCGGCTCAGGTGATTTTTATCCTGGCGACAACAGATCCCCAGAAACTTCCGGAAACGATTGTGTCGCGCTGTTTGGTTTATGATTTCGGCCGGGCAAAGGAAGAGGAAATAAAAAATCGGCTGACAAAAATTGCGGAGTTTGAAAAAATAGAAATCAAAGAAGAGGTTCTGACAGTAGTGGCGCAAAGAGCCAACGGGTCGCATCGTGACGCCCAGAAAATTCTTGAGCAGTTGATCTCCTCGGGTGCTAAAGCAGACTTGGAGCGTCTAGAAGCGCTAAACCTCACACAAAATGAAGATGTCGCCAGAAAACTTCTGAGGCTTTTGGCGCAACATAAACAAACCGAGGCGCTTAAGGAAATTGAAACTTTTGTGGCGGCCAACGGAAAATTTAAAGATTTAATTCTGGCGATGATCTCTCAACTTCGGGATATTCTTGTATTCGGAAAGAGGGAAGCAGGAATAAACGACACAAAAATATTAATTGAGAAGTTAATAGAGGCGAATTCTATGCTTCGGGATAGTCCGCTGCCTTCTTTGCCGCTGGAATTAGTGGTCGTGGAATGGTGCCGGGTTCCAGATGATAGCGGGAGACAGAAGGCAGAAAACAGATCCGAGGAAACAGAAAACAGAACCGGGGCAATTAAAGACACGGAACATAAAGAGAAAGAGAAAACCACGGACGATGGAAGCGGATATCAGTCAATAGTAGATAAATGGGCGGAGATTGTCGCGGCGACAAAACCTTACAATCATAGTCTCAATGCTTTTCTGAAAGCGGCCAACCCCCAGGAAATAAGTAACGGCTTTCTCGTTATTGGTGTGGCCTACAAATTCCACAAAGAAAAATTGGAAGAACCCAAAAACAGGGACGTTTTGGAACAGGTTATCTCTGATATAATAGAAAAAGAAATAAAGGTTAAGTTTAAACTTAACGAAAAGAAATGA
- a CDS encoding lycopene cyclase domain-containing protein: MFYLNYRYAYLIGDLLICFPVWLLLFLRRRDLGKEILLASVICALLGPISEFWYLRDYWHPQTITGTGFGIEDVLFGFFIGGIGVSLYEEVFGERFAKRADRKHHWTWLLLPFTGLGLLVLNGLNLYLGINSIYASSIMFFVLALTMLWFRRDLCIDAFVSGILLTLFGFLAYRGLLTVFPELIFRWWKLENISGVLLSGIPAEELLWAFTFGLVAGPAYEFFAGLKLKNLKK; the protein is encoded by the coding sequence ATGTTTTATTTGAATTACCGCTATGCTTATTTAATCGGTGATCTATTAATCTGTTTTCCTGTCTGGTTGCTGCTTTTTCTGCGCCGCAGGGATTTAGGAAAGGAGATCTTACTGGCGAGTGTAATTTGTGCTTTATTGGGTCCGATTTCCGAATTTTGGTATCTTCGTGACTATTGGCATCCACAGACAATCACCGGAACCGGTTTTGGTATCGAAGACGTTTTGTTCGGTTTTTTTATTGGTGGGATCGGAGTGTCGTTATACGAAGAGGTATTTGGTGAGAGATTTGCCAAGAGGGCTGACCGAAAACATCACTGGACATGGCTATTATTGCCTTTTACGGGATTAGGTTTGCTTGTTTTGAACGGCCTGAACCTATATTTGGGGATAAATTCTATTTATGCTTCCAGTATAATGTTTTTTGTCCTGGCCTTAACTATGTTGTGGTTTCGCCGCGATCTGTGTATCGACGCCTTTGTCAGCGGAATTCTTTTAACACTGTTTGGCTTTCTTGCTTATAGAGGGTTGCTGACGGTTTTTCCGGAGTTAATTTTCAGGTGGTGGAAACTGGAAAATATCAGTGGAGTATTATTATCTGGTATTCCGGCCGAAGAACTACTTTGGGCTTTTACTTTTGGTCTGGTTGCCGGGCCGGCATATGAATTCTTTGCGGGATTAAAGCTTAAAAACTTGAAGAAATGA
- a CDS encoding LD-carboxypeptidase, with the protein MGKIIKPKALSKGDTVAIVAPSEPVTKANLESAVRFLGNMGFKVKTGGNILKAIGDYVAGTPVDRAADFNWAFSDPEVCAVLFAVGGMGASQILDKIDFDNIKNNPKIFVGYSDATTLQLAILAKTGLLTFHGPNALSLPDFRTTGYTLSNFWKMLSLPQSEAGTTVVEPQSVWQEVRPGAAEGVLFGGNLSCVCKLLGTEWDPFVGLDRQFGPETKYLFFWEEDYEQFSEIMRNLWQIRNTGFFKKIAGMIVGKLTAVAEVDYQNFPTKKELIREISEPFGFPILYGVDFGHEVPRTTIPIGVQAKMDTATKKLEILEAAVV; encoded by the coding sequence ATGGGGAAGATAATTAAGCCCAAAGCTCTTTCCAAAGGAGATACTGTCGCGATTGTGGCCCCTTCCGAGCCGGTAACTAAAGCTAACCTTGAGAGCGCTGTCCGGTTTTTGGGAAATATGGGCTTTAAAGTCAAAACCGGAGGGAACATTCTGAAAGCCATCGGCGATTATGTGGCCGGAACGCCGGTCGACCGGGCGGCAGATTTCAACTGGGCTTTTTCAGATCCAGAAGTTTGCGCCGTGCTTTTTGCCGTCGGCGGCATGGGCGCCTCGCAGATTCTGGACAAAATCGACTTCGATAACATTAAAAATAATCCCAAGATTTTCGTCGGCTATTCCGACGCGACGACTTTGCAACTGGCGATTTTGGCGAAAACCGGGTTGTTAACTTTTCACGGTCCCAACGCGCTATCTTTGCCGGATTTCCGGACAACAGGCTACACCCTGTCCAATTTTTGGAAGATGCTTTCCTTACCCCAAAGCGAAGCTGGCACCACCGTTGTCGAGCCGCAATCAGTCTGGCAGGAAGTCCGGCCCGGCGCGGCGGAAGGGGTTTTATTTGGCGGCAATTTAAGTTGTGTCTGTAAGCTTTTGGGGACAGAGTGGGACCCGTTCGTGGGACTGGACCGGCAGTTCGGCCCGGAAACAAAATATCTTTTTTTCTGGGAAGAGGATTACGAGCAGTTTTCGGAGATTATGCGCAATCTCTGGCAGATCAGAAACACCGGTTTCTTTAAGAAAATTGCCGGGATGATTGTGGGCAAACTGACAGCGGTCGCGGAGGTAGACTACCAGAATTTTCCGACCAAAAAAGAATTAATCCGGGAGATTTCCGAACCCTTTGGGTTCCCGATTCTTTACGGCGTGGATTTTGGCCACGAAGTGCCCAGAACAACCATTCCGATCGGTGTTCAGGCAAAAATGGATACGGCGACAAAAAAGCTGGAAATTCTGGAAGCGGCAGTGGTATAA
- the ybeY gene encoding rRNA maturation RNase YbeY, which translates to MAKVLILTDSRYPVSKPKIQAAVESVLKSRKINTNVEVSILVCGRRKSQELAHKYLHDDRPHNVLSFPLESFPVLGDIVVCYPIAQEEANRDNVLVDTKVCELISHGMLHLLGEHHPE; encoded by the coding sequence ATGGCTAAAGTTTTAATTCTGACGGATTCCCGGTATCCGGTTTCCAAACCGAAAATCCAAGCGGCGGTGGAATCCGTCCTCAAATCGAGAAAAATTAACACTAATGTTGAGGTCTCGATCCTGGTGTGCGGGCGGAGGAAAAGCCAGGAGCTGGCTCACAAGTATCTTCACGACGATAGACCGCATAATGTCTTGTCTTTTCCCCTGGAAAGTTTCCCGGTGCTGGGAGACATTGTGGTCTGTTACCCCATTGCTCAGGAGGAAGCCAACAGGGATAATGTGCTGGTAGATACCAAGGTTTGTGAGCTGATCAGCCACGGCATGCTCCATCTTCTAGGAGAACACCATCCGGAGTAA